The genomic segment CTCCATGAACTCTTCGCGAGTGGTGAAGTGCACGGCGCAGCGGCGACCATTGAGCAGCCCGGCCTTGCCGAGCACGAAAGAGCCGGAGCACAGGGCGATGATCGGGGTCTTGGCTGCATGCAGTTCGCACAAAAGATCCAGCAACCACTGCGGCGGATCGCGTGTTTCACTCAGCAGGCCGCCCGCCAGGATCACGTAATCGTATTCGCCGATGACGCTGAGTGGCTTGGTTGGGGAGATCGGCATGCCACAACTTGCGGTCACCGGTTGATCATTGCAGGTCATCCAGTCCCATTTGCAGAAGATCTGCTGGCTGCGGAAGGATTTGTCGGCGGCAAATCGAAGCGAGTCCACCAATCCGGCGACCGGGACCAGGGTGAAGTGATTCATCAGGATGAAGCCGACCCGCAGGTCAGGCTTTATCAGGTTGTCCACGGCGATCTCGGCGGACGGTTCGTATGCGCTTGAAGTCTTCATTATTTTTGTCCTCGCGCCCATGTTCCATCGCGGATGACAGGGCGGATCAGGCATCGCTCGAGCATCCAGCCTCGAATCGCTTACGCGTCATGCTGTGCCCAGCTGTAAGAGTAATCCTGTCGGGCTGTCTGAAACATAACATCCGACACGTGGTATAGAAGATTTCGGACATTCGCTGGTTTTGCTATCAAAAAGCCATCGCGCAGCTGCCCGCCTTCATCTCAAAGTGAGCTGTTGCCCGTTTCTCCGGCATTGGGCTTCTAACAATTGTCCGTATCCTGATAGTGACCACCCGGTGGACTCGGCACCATTGTCTCGAACCGTTTTCACTCTGGGTGAACAGACATGTACCGTGGTTTTTGGTATGCACAGGCCCTCGATCGCGAGAGCCATCTTGCCCCACCACTTGAAGGCAACGATCAAGCCGACGTTTGCATCATTGGCGGAGGCTTTCTCGGACTCTGGTCGGCCATCCGACTCAAGCAGGCCCATCCTGACTGGCGAATCGTAGTGATCGAGCGCGATCGCTGCGGCGCGGGTGCAAGCGGCCGTAACGGTGGCATCGCCACCAACTGGTGGGCCAAGTACCTGTCGGTCATGAGTATCTGCGGTGAGAAAGAAGCCCACCGAATCTGTATGGCTGCCGAATCGGCCATCGACGAGATTGGCAGCTTTTGCCGCGAGCATGGCATCGATGCTCAATACCGTAAGGATGGCTGGCTGTGGACGGCCAGCAACAAGCGCCAGGTCAATTCCTGGAAGATCCTCACCGACAGCCTCGAGCGCCACGGAGTGAACCCGTTCCAGACGCTGACGCCGGAGCAGGTGCGCCAGCGAACCGGTTCGCCGCGGATGATGGGCGGTATCTTTGACCCTAATGCTGCGACCGTGCAGCCAGCGATGCTGGCCCGCGGCCTGCGTCGTGTTGCCCTTGAACTCGGCGTCTGCATTTATGAAAAGACCCCGTTGACGAATCTGGAGCGGTCCGATGTTCCGGTCGTCCATACCGAGCGCGGAAAAATCCAGGCGAAGAAAGTCGTCGTGGCCATGAACGCTTGGGGCGCTCAGTTCCCGGAATTGCGTCGGATGATCGCGATCATGTCCAGTGACATGGTGGCAACGGCGCCGGTCAAGGAACGCCTCGATCAGATGGGGTTCAGTGGTGGCGAGTGCATCACCGATTCGCGCACTGTGCTCAATTACTACCGCAACACGACCGAAGGCCGCATCGTGTTCGGCAAGCCGCTGGGCCAGTTCGGCTTCGCCGGGAAGATTGGCGATCTGTACGAGCGTCCCTCTCCGGCTGCCGACAAGGTCACCGAAGAGATGCGCAGCTTCTATCCGCAACTGGCCGATGTGCCCATCGTCAGCAACTGGACGGGGCCCATCGACCGCGCGATGAAAGGCCTGCCGAACTTCGGCCGGCTCGGCGGCCATCCGAACATCGTGTTCGGCATCGGCTTCTCGGGCAATGGCGTGGCGACTACCGTCTTCGCCAGCCGGATCATCAAATCCCTGGTCGAAGAGGCCAACGACGAGTGGGCGAATTGCGGTCTGGTCAATCAGAAAATGCAGTTGTTTCCCCCGGAGCCCTTCCGCTTCGTCGGTGCGCACTTGGTGCGAAATGCCCTGGTCCGCAAGGAGTCGCTTGAAGACCACGACCAGGACGCCGGCTTCCTGACCAATCAGCTTGCGGCACTGGCTCCAGCCGGTTACGTCCCTGCACAGAAGAAATAAGGACTGCCCATGAAGCATCGCGTCGTATTTCTGGACGATGAAGGCATAGGCCCTGGGGTCATTACGCCCCAGCTGCCTTTCGAGCACGAGTGGTCCAGTTACGTTTACACCCGCCCCGATCAGGTTCTGGAACGTTTGCAGGGCGCCACCATCGCCATGACCTGCAGCGTTCCGTTGCGCGAAGAGCACCTCGCACAATTGCCGGATCTGCAGATGATCTCCCTGGCGCTGACCGGCACCGATATCGTCGATATGGACTATTGCCGCGCCCGCGGTATTGAAGTCACCAACGTGCCCGGTTACGCCACCAATACGGTGGCCGAGCATTCCCTGGCGATGATGTTCGAGCTCTTTCGCAAGGTCTCGAGCTACCACCGCGTGATGCAGCAGGTGCGTGACGGCAGCCATGAAACGAAGAACATCTATTTCGACTTCCCGATCCGCGATCTGCGTGGCCGGGTGATTGGTATCGTGGGTAATGGGCCCATCGCCAAGCGCGTCGCTGAACTCAGCAAAGCCATCGGCATGGACGTGATCGTCTATGACCGCGGCGGCCGTTACGAAGGCGCGAACTTCGTACCGCTGGATGTTCTGCTGCAGCGCAGTGACGTGGTGATGATCAACTGCCCGCTTACGGATGAAACCTTGAACCTGATCGATGCCGATGAGTTGGCGCAGATGAAGTCAGACGCGGTGGTGATCAATACCGGGCGGGGCGGCATCGTCAACGAAGCCGCCCTAATCGAGGCCGTCGAGCAGGGTCGTATCGGTGGCGCTGCATTGGACGTGGTGGTCGATGAGCCGGTCCAGCCGGATAACCCGCTGTTCCGCCTCATCGACCGTCATAACTTCATTCTCAACCCCCATGTGGCCTGGAGCAGTCAGGATTCTATGCAGGGGTTGATCAGCCGCTCCCTCGATAACATCACGGCGTTCGTCAATGCGAGCCCAAATGAGGGAAAACGTGCCGGAGCAGCACAATGAGCGCAGGTATCAAAAGCAGTTTCGTCAATGGCGCGTTCGTAGCTCCGCGTGGCGACGAGCAGATCCTCGAGAACCGCAACCCGTCGAATCCGAGCGAGATCGTTGATTGCTTCGTCCGCGCCGATGCCGAGCTCGCCAACCAGGCGGTCGAGGCGGCCCACGCTGCCGCTGCGCAGTGGGCGAACAGCAATCCGCAGCTGCGTGCCGATGTGCTGGATCGCATCGGCAGCGAAATACTGGCGCGCCGCGAAGAGCTGG from the Stutzerimonas stutzeri genome contains:
- a CDS encoding NAD(P)/FAD-dependent oxidoreductase — encoded protein: MYRGFWYAQALDRESHLAPPLEGNDQADVCIIGGGFLGLWSAIRLKQAHPDWRIVVIERDRCGAGASGRNGGIATNWWAKYLSVMSICGEKEAHRICMAAESAIDEIGSFCREHGIDAQYRKDGWLWTASNKRQVNSWKILTDSLERHGVNPFQTLTPEQVRQRTGSPRMMGGIFDPNAATVQPAMLARGLRRVALELGVCIYEKTPLTNLERSDVPVVHTERGKIQAKKVVVAMNAWGAQFPELRRMIAIMSSDMVATAPVKERLDQMGFSGGECITDSRTVLNYYRNTTEGRIVFGKPLGQFGFAGKIGDLYERPSPAADKVTEEMRSFYPQLADVPIVSNWTGPIDRAMKGLPNFGRLGGHPNIVFGIGFSGNGVATTVFASRIIKSLVEEANDEWANCGLVNQKMQLFPPEPFRFVGAHLVRNALVRKESLEDHDQDAGFLTNQLAALAPAGYVPAQKK
- a CDS encoding NAD(P)-dependent oxidoreductase, translated to MKHRVVFLDDEGIGPGVITPQLPFEHEWSSYVYTRPDQVLERLQGATIAMTCSVPLREEHLAQLPDLQMISLALTGTDIVDMDYCRARGIEVTNVPGYATNTVAEHSLAMMFELFRKVSSYHRVMQQVRDGSHETKNIYFDFPIRDLRGRVIGIVGNGPIAKRVAELSKAIGMDVIVYDRGGRYEGANFVPLDVLLQRSDVVMINCPLTDETLNLIDADELAQMKSDAVVINTGRGGIVNEAALIEAVEQGRIGGAALDVVVDEPVQPDNPLFRLIDRHNFILNPHVAWSSQDSMQGLISRSLDNITAFVNASPNEGKRAGAAQ